From Hydra vulgaris chromosome 15, alternate assembly HydraT2T_AEP, one genomic window encodes:
- the LOC136091499 gene encoding uncharacterized protein LOC136091499 — MSSNKDAICRYQHKDMVEYTNSKFLITCYIFNAVFTLASNGFLILALRIANVNKRYTRNESLVIALSVTDILYALIVSPPQSILLKLIDNFGCLEISIISFFRVWLLVLSSSVFIIISCERHLTVFYKNKICGIVIKDSYLLGYILFVIIFTFINAVLYSAVHASSSLHLQFIIYIGTGSFTVVLLFLIVIANLLILIQTKRKLKTSVQVQKNIKIKNYITKTVIIISLTHVLFYTPCLVAQFYLSLVFSKSNITLIPAAYRVLIWTVVIREVSSWINPLIYAFRNRKISKTFGLRINSLFSNFNRRTKPTQVITSDCRSTSAM, encoded by the coding sequence ATGTCGAGTAACAAAGATGCAATATGTCGATATCAACATAAAGATATGGTGGAATATACTAAcagcaaatttttaattacatgcTATATTTTTAACGCAGTATTTACACTTGCAtctaatggttttttaattttggcttTACGTATTGCAAATGTAAACAAAAGGTATACTCGGAACGAAAGTCTAGTCATTGCACTATCTGTTACTGATATATTATATGCCCTAATAGTTTCGCCACCTCAATCTATATTACTTAAACTGATTGATAATTTTGGTTGCTTAGAGATAtctattatatcattttttcgAGTGTGGTTATTAGTTTTATCAAGctcagtttttataataatttcttgTGAGCGTCATCTTAcggtattttataaaaacaagatttgtgGAATTGTTATTAAAGACTCTTATTTACTTGGAtacattttgtttgttattatttttacatttattaatgcTGTCTTGTATAGTGCAGTGCATGCTTCATCAAGCTTGCATCTGCAGTTTATAATCTATATTGGAACTGGTAGTTTTACTGTGGTTTTACTTTTTCTGATTGTTATTGCTAATCTTTTAATTCTTATtcaaactaaaagaaaattgaaaacttCTGTTCAAgttcagaaaaatattaaaattaaaaactatataacaaaGACCGTAATTATAATTTCACTTACGCACGTATTGTTTTACACGCCATGCTTGGTAGCGCAGTTTTATTTGTCGTTAGTTTTCTCAAAAAGCAACATTACTCTAATTCCTGCAGCTTATCGGGTACTTATATGGACCGTAGTCATTAGAGAAGTAAGTTCCTGGATTAATCCATTAATCTATGCATTTAGAAACAGAAAGATTTCCAAAACATTTGGTTTAAgaataaattcattattttcaaatttcaatcgAAGGACAAAGCCAACCCAGGTAATCACATCTGATTGCAGATCAACATCAGCAATGTAA